The following proteins are co-located in the Solanum pennellii chromosome 1, SPENNV200 genome:
- the LOC107012141 gene encoding 60S acidic ribosomal protein P1-like, with product MSLGEIACTYACLILNDEDIPITAEKISTLVKTANVTVEPYWPLLFAKLAEKKNLGDLIMNVGAGGGGGAAVSVAAPVGGAAAAAAPAAEEKKEEPKEESDDDMGFSLFD from the exons ATGTCGCTCGGAGAAATCGCCTGCACTTATGCATGTTTAATCCTCAACGACGAGGATATTCCAATCACC GCAGAGAAAATTTCAACTTTGGTGAAAACTGCAAATGTAACAGTAGAACCTTACTGGCCTTTACTGTTTGCTAAACTTGCTGAGAAGAAAAACCTTGGTGATCTTATCATGAATGTTGGTGCTGGTGGCGGTGGTGGTGCTGCAGTTTCTGTTGCAGCTCCAGTTGGTGGAGCTGCTGCCGCGGCTGCTCCTGCTGCTGAGGAAAAGAAG GAGGAACCTAAGGAAGAAAGTGATGATGATATGGGATTCAGTCTTTTTGATTAG